One Equus asinus isolate D_3611 breed Donkey chromosome 26, EquAss-T2T_v2, whole genome shotgun sequence genomic window carries:
- the LOC106843807 gene encoding cytochrome P450 2B4-like has translation MELSMLLLLVLLMGLLLLLVRGHPKAYGRLPPGPRPLPFLGNLLQMDRRGLLKSFIKLQEKYGDVFTVYLGPRPTIMLWGTEVIREALVDQAEAFSGRGKIAVIDQVFQGYGVVFANGERWKTLRRFSLATMKNFGMGKRSVEERIQEEAQFLMEELRNTKGALQDPTFFFHAITANIICSIVFGKRFSYRDPEFLRLLDLFYQTFALMSSFSSQVFQLFSDFLKHFPGTHRQVYRNLMEINAFIGHSVEEHRKTLDPSNPRDLIDTYLLRMDKEKSDPNTEFHQQNLIITVLSLFFAGTETTSTTLRYGFLLMLKYPHITERVHKEIDLVIGSQRPPALDDRTKMPYTDAVIHEIQRFSDLLPLGVPHVVTNDTHFRGYIIPKGTEVYPILSSALHDPRYFEKPDAFNPDRFLDASGALKKNEAFIPFSTGKRTCLGEGIARTELFLFFTTILQNFSVASPAAPEDIDLTPRESGVGRIPPIYQISFLPRRGG, from the exons ATGGAGCTCAGCATGCTCCTCCTCCTTGTTCTCCTCATGGGACTCTTGCTTCTCCTGGTCAGGGGCCACCCAAAAGCCTACGGCCGCCTCCCACCAGGACCCCGTCCTCTGCCCTTCTTGGGGAACCTTCTGCAGATGGACAGAAGAGGCCTACTCAAATCCTTCATAAAG CTTCAAGAGAAATATGGGGATGTCTTCACGGTGTACCTGGGGCCAAGGCCTACAATCATGCTGTGGGGGACAGAGGTCATCCGGGAGGCCCTGGTGGACCAAGCTGAAGCATTCTCTGGCCGGGGGAAAATCGCTGTCATTGACCAAGTCTTCCAGGGGTATG GTGTGGTCTTTGCCAATGGAGAACGTTGGAAGACCCTTCGACGATTCTCCCTGGCCACCATGAAGAACTTCGGGATGGGAAAGCGGAGTGTGGAGGAGCGGATTCAGGAGGAGGCTCAGTTTCTGATGGAGGAGCTGCGGAATACCAAGG GAGCCCTCCAGGATCCCACCTTCTTCTTCCATGCCATCACCGCCAACATCATCTGCTCCATTGTCTTTGGGAAACGCTTCTCCTACAGAGATCCTGAGTTCCTGCGGCTCCTGGACTTGTTCTACCAGACCTTTGCGCTCATGAGCTCCTTCTCCAGTCAG GTGTTCCAGCTCTTCTCTGACTTCCTGAAGCACTTTCCTGGCACACACAGGCAGGTCTACAGAAATCTGATGGAAATCAATGCCTTCATTGGCCACAGTGTGGAGGAGCACCGCAAAACCTTGGACCCCAGCAATCCCCGAGACCTCATTGATACCTACCTGCTCCGCATGGACAAA GAGAAGTCTGACCCCAACACCGAGTTCCACCAGCAAAACCTCATCATCACTGTGCTCTCACTCTTCTTCGCTGGCACTGAGACCACTAGCACGACACTCCGCTATGGATTCCTGCTCATGCTCAAATACCCCCACATCACAG AGAGAGTCCACAAGGAGATTGATCTGGTGATTGGCTCACAACGCCCTCCAGCCCTTGATGACCGCACCAAAATGCCATACACTGATGCAGTCATCCATGAAATTCAGAGATTCTCAGACCTCCTCCCCCTTGGGGTGCCCCACGTTGTCACCAACGACACTCACTTCCGAGGGTACATCATCCCCAAG GGCACTGAAGTATATCCCATCCTGAGCTCTGCTCTCCATGACCCACGTTACTTTGAGAAACCAGACGCCTTCAACCCTGACCGCTTTCTGGATGCCAGTGGGGCACTGAAGAAGAATGAAGCTTTTATCCCCTTCTCCACAG GGAAACGCACTTGTCTTGGAGAAGGCATCGCTCGCACCGAATTATTCCTCTTCTTCACCACCATCCTTCAGAACTTCTCCGTGGCCAGCCCCGCTGCCCCTGAAGACATTGACCTCACACCCCGGGAAAGTGGTGTGGGCAGAATACCCCCAATATACCAGATCAGCTTCCTGCCCCGTCGAGGGGGCTAA